From Streptomyces sp. NBC_00690, a single genomic window includes:
- a CDS encoding neuraminidase-like domain-containing protein: protein MASLIVIRIHPVEPVDGPAFAGYLNGLTIKAWDLSTNSPLEGVEVGTAAYRAPENPALPWIPHPRTTIVQHFSPVIAGQPPILPQPLSVATAVIKVPDPPDHPEHLTRDLRLEISRAGKRIVHRQIYVNVPEANHAWPMHPADMPGLGPSLFLALPAASLDSQNPLELPANGTPPRFADLRTAVLDVLGNDPGDPGILGALTPQQARHIAYEIVWNRTLRPLPLPDPYTTNGKRSLEAMYTGRKRDDDESEQARRRFEGEQQAYYAKGNAEAERLSGFVYALSTAVAAEADSRGAERAGLDFPVLLGPPSPDVPTGARYREAKVILTGLDTLPEPRFGVPAAYFYVVSATMPTSVTAAKRYELALLAEPGQTKDTLRAAVALGVLEEEADQDGVGFAAPLTGSPLANISQAARRLRALGAATGPAATLPVSSVRSLVESWLAVKEESTDGFWAAPTSPVAWAAPHLELVLTALTAGHGPLIAAIKAFPVSSAAQLAERTPAEWRDRFGRPVDVLLLPPFITGGSPDDRVNAFIRHVAKFFTLRSEPGDREDPIPGAPSRFRELTDDPLTRFVGFYDVSGPDPFVFGTDRDRDRMRVAVADVFPGDRAARAWLEQLIRTVDELVLLAGAVDDEDLRFSLMEALFARGFTSRDQVRRTSAEDFTRALTGTVAYDLAHVIHEAAGDADPNGRDGGFVPVNPDGSLVDCVPPDHLSPLGPVAYLHELLRLSSRSTCEDPTPGGDFSTLGDLVAARRGPLGELRASEANLGTPLPLIDLVNECLEAAAGSPGEPVGAVHDTSETEVAGHRLNDPHDPATLFAAVPEHSTPATPVARPEAYEVLRRDFSAPVLPYSQALDVNRTYLRQLRTSRYDTLRRFRRDITEHVLDPAAEPVGFQRHLWRYPVRGDLAPEYLGITPEEATLLYRAEIGTDPPGGAPEPWELYGFPTQTTGERHWTETAVRLDEFLARTGLTYCEFLDLWRSRFVIFHNDPGGERDREGHGSRFPDCEPCHLDDYRLRFTDPPDTAAGLARLAVFIRLRRSLSALPGGGYGFDRLRDICEVLGLYRPDGSVNPDFLRQLAAFQILRDDFDLALSAPGWDDDEDGSSGSRRTPLLALWEGPEATHWDWAVDELLDQIQQHARARHGCGHRPPEFRKLLAENLDTLARLAGFGPTPSGEGSPDDSWRARPTHTLRFAEVLGKIYASDFGIGEILFLFTADDHLGGDDPFPLQPQNEALDSPLGLPDDETGFSLWSLRDTLLAVEVTGEESSAWTWPRIVHSLRDDFGFAPPVGGLDPLLVLGQHLFPTVLTAAGYQVSDVSRQYRTPLPLNETSPAMWNTPLDGPFRYDTATEQLWTRIPLTDQAVIAKLSRIRQLKPGEQTAVQELYFRPRADLTPFALVFGNPAEAEERLLQEEDEERRWAWFQAEFARFHARCAAIADHLSRHVRARTGSGHTVGRTGDGSGEGDGLAWTLLRQLFADENRAVGPWESDSGAPPAVTWPDRPSGGAFAALLGLTGTGLLGELTPDCASLIWRETRGPLSAFTSPHDAANAAHVQIPTVLPSLGLTLTEGQERFVRVRNGFALANPDGRPLGGAQGYTARWTGQLLVDAEGPYDFLAGAPTPQGQPPDARAAQGKRWRVTLRRGQRSWVLLSHRWPDETAPAHCSGPLNLRRGVHQLTVELIQPAPEFDSPDDVCPIVGGFEIKYAGPDSAGQPVTIPYERLFRDRKDQPLSDGLRARGAAGDLLRLRFTSTLRDVRRTYQRAFKALLFAQRFGLRDDPVADDGQSEIGYLLAHPVEFSGRSSYRRGAGFAIHQAHFDVNLLPVKDNYHPPTPGQDRRARPTPRRQQALFDWWERIFDYTAVRRATRRAPEDPLWLLFHEAAENHPDDPAHLLRHMGVDLLHTRLVLRFHDGHAVTGLDLLDERWTVRVFHADRWVRAVRRNFLVDDIRTARPDLWAAVDPGGTAAGESESGNRNLTRFVRDGCIENGEPLRHADVQHLNDGLRERARTALASHLCTMDRVRAPDGTTVAEPGRLAEVLLIDVSTGLCRRASRIEEAIGAVQLFVRRALLGLEPRFTATPAFRRLWERSFANFALWAAYTGRQVHRENWIDWDEFEHAHRSEAFRFLTDELRRSALTVAVPGGLEHWPGPRPPGHPGLTPLQAGEPAGIASISPAREGYDLLGTPERHATPSWLSARALPSSPHTVESRTDQPRTDQSRTVESRTDQDEGLSTGTLAFPLWIEAAIRLGTRFVRVAAAAEPPASTRFTPRADGDPDAFDVMDAARCACDCGSPHPPVIDEYYFWTVDARQHEEQDQQADWDWHTASAVPRLLHWDAERTVWLAWCRVHNGQFTQPRRSAEAIRVADGGGDLEFLGRTADSLLFRIVSGVAPPHHPLAQTGFRYDLPTDEAFALPLVVDPVGPPDPDDGYPGALPAYPYFGYHRPGAPPVPSSPYAIAVATAGVLRTHCRYEAALAWYDLAFSPLSSDARWWGEPEPEGTARRARRRSITLHYTETLLQWGDAELARNTPESFEHARLIFDTAARLLGRRPRTLPARSPARTPTVDRFIPLAAPINPRLLALYDRGADRLALIESCLNAARLHNGDPERDMPYWGTGHPQDGRPCPDVIDRCAPHSPYRFVFLVQKAVELAGEVRALGAALLAAHEKGDAEYLVSLRATQETQLLSLATQVRQNQWREADWQVQALRKTKEITQTRRNYYALLIQNGLISKEIEHENLTGTGMALRTASNVTEGIAQVMSLIPDMFVGFPCNQIQPPVGSKLGGVFSAAARITNGLADIASTTAGLRLTQSGWERREEEWRHQVEVLDIELEQVERQILSGERRRDIALHELNSHQRQLEHSAEVRDYLRSKFTSHELYLHLQQETAALHHRMSELAFQVAQQAQRAFNVEHGHTARDFLPRERTAELRESLLVGERLQLALRRMEHAYLDANQREYELTKHFSLRRDFPLQFLLLQATGSCEIELDEWMFDQDHGHYLRRIKSVALTIPCVVGPYAGVHCRLTLLSSRTRISPALTAPATGCCPGGEPNNGYPALPDDPRIVNEYVATEAIATSTGQNDTGMFELNFRDERRLPFEFRGALSRWRIDMRPENNRFDLDTVSDVVLHLNYTAREGGDVLRSAAEESSRRRLPGSGVRYFDVRYDMTAAWQDFRSGRRGEHHQWSGPAGADGGPGDHQGPDDRHGPGDRHGPVGRELALRLGRSMFPFLPGGRDVRLTSVEIFFETVGATNPAEHHLLHFRAASDHGRSSTDRCPPTEVRCVASVDRPGLFHGVLRDPALGRHLSRAQERHLGSFTFPDRLPEVTRILLLCGYEVC, encoded by the coding sequence ATGGCGTCGCTCATCGTGATCCGCATCCACCCGGTCGAGCCGGTCGACGGGCCCGCGTTCGCCGGGTACCTCAACGGACTCACCATCAAGGCGTGGGACCTCAGCACCAACAGCCCGCTGGAGGGCGTCGAGGTGGGCACTGCCGCCTATCGTGCGCCCGAGAACCCCGCCCTCCCCTGGATCCCGCACCCACGGACCACCATCGTCCAGCACTTCTCGCCGGTCATCGCCGGACAGCCACCGATCCTCCCGCAACCGCTTTCCGTGGCGACCGCGGTGATCAAAGTGCCCGACCCACCCGATCACCCCGAGCATCTGACCAGAGACCTCAGGCTCGAGATCAGCCGCGCGGGCAAACGGATCGTGCACCGCCAGATCTATGTCAACGTTCCCGAAGCCAACCACGCCTGGCCGATGCACCCGGCCGACATGCCCGGCCTCGGCCCGAGCCTCTTCCTCGCCCTGCCCGCCGCCTCTCTCGACAGCCAGAACCCACTGGAACTTCCCGCGAACGGCACCCCGCCCCGATTCGCGGATCTGCGCACCGCCGTACTCGACGTCCTCGGGAACGACCCCGGCGACCCCGGCATCCTCGGCGCCCTCACCCCGCAGCAGGCCCGGCACATCGCCTACGAGATCGTCTGGAACCGCACCCTGCGCCCGCTACCGCTGCCCGACCCGTACACCACGAACGGCAAGCGGTCGCTGGAGGCGATGTACACCGGCAGAAAACGCGATGACGACGAGAGCGAACAGGCCAGACGCCGCTTCGAGGGGGAGCAACAGGCGTACTACGCCAAGGGCAACGCCGAGGCCGAGCGGCTCTCCGGTTTCGTCTACGCGCTCAGCACCGCCGTCGCCGCCGAAGCGGACAGTCGGGGGGCCGAACGCGCCGGACTCGACTTCCCCGTACTGCTGGGGCCACCGTCACCCGATGTGCCCACCGGGGCCCGGTACCGAGAGGCCAAGGTCATCCTCACCGGGCTGGACACCCTGCCCGAGCCGCGGTTCGGCGTGCCCGCCGCCTACTTCTACGTCGTGTCCGCCACCATGCCGACCTCGGTCACCGCAGCCAAGCGCTATGAACTCGCGCTGCTCGCCGAACCCGGACAGACCAAGGACACTCTGCGCGCGGCCGTCGCCCTCGGCGTACTGGAAGAAGAGGCCGACCAGGACGGCGTAGGATTCGCCGCCCCCCTCACCGGCAGCCCGCTCGCCAATATCTCCCAGGCAGCGCGCAGACTCCGTGCCCTGGGTGCGGCGACCGGCCCGGCCGCGACCCTCCCGGTCAGCTCCGTACGATCACTCGTCGAGAGCTGGCTCGCAGTCAAGGAGGAGTCGACCGACGGGTTCTGGGCCGCCCCCACCAGCCCCGTCGCATGGGCCGCACCGCATCTCGAACTGGTGCTCACCGCCCTCACTGCCGGTCATGGTCCGTTGATCGCCGCGATCAAGGCGTTCCCCGTCTCCTCAGCGGCGCAGCTCGCCGAGCGGACCCCTGCCGAGTGGCGGGACAGGTTCGGCCGGCCGGTCGATGTCCTGCTGCTGCCCCCGTTCATCACGGGCGGCAGTCCCGACGACCGGGTCAACGCCTTCATCCGGCACGTGGCGAAGTTCTTCACCCTCCGCTCGGAGCCCGGGGACCGCGAGGATCCCATCCCGGGCGCCCCCAGCCGCTTCCGTGAGCTCACCGACGACCCCCTCACCCGGTTCGTCGGCTTCTACGACGTCAGCGGACCCGACCCGTTCGTCTTCGGCACGGACCGGGACCGGGACCGGATGCGGGTCGCCGTCGCCGATGTCTTCCCCGGCGACCGCGCGGCGCGGGCCTGGCTGGAACAACTGATCCGAACGGTCGACGAACTGGTCCTGCTGGCAGGAGCCGTCGACGATGAGGACCTGCGCTTCTCCCTGATGGAGGCGCTCTTCGCCCGGGGCTTCACCAGCCGCGACCAGGTGCGCCGGACATCAGCCGAGGACTTCACCCGGGCACTCACCGGGACGGTGGCGTACGACCTGGCCCACGTCATCCACGAAGCGGCGGGGGATGCCGACCCGAACGGCCGGGACGGCGGCTTCGTACCCGTCAACCCCGACGGGAGCCTGGTGGACTGCGTCCCTCCGGACCACCTCTCGCCGCTCGGTCCGGTCGCCTACCTCCATGAGCTGCTGCGCCTCAGCTCCCGCTCCACCTGCGAGGATCCCACCCCGGGCGGAGACTTCAGCACCCTCGGAGATCTGGTCGCCGCCCGTCGCGGACCTCTCGGCGAGCTACGGGCGAGCGAAGCGAACCTGGGAACTCCGCTTCCGCTGATCGATCTCGTCAACGAATGTCTGGAGGCAGCCGCAGGCAGCCCCGGCGAGCCCGTCGGCGCCGTCCACGACACCAGCGAAACCGAGGTCGCCGGACACCGGCTGAACGATCCGCACGACCCGGCCACCCTGTTCGCCGCGGTGCCCGAACACTCCACCCCCGCCACGCCGGTCGCCAGGCCGGAGGCGTACGAGGTCCTGCGCCGGGACTTCAGTGCCCCCGTCCTGCCGTACTCCCAGGCACTGGACGTCAACCGCACCTATCTGCGCCAGCTGCGCACCAGCCGGTACGACACCCTGCGCCGCTTCCGGCGTGACATCACCGAGCACGTCCTCGACCCTGCCGCCGAACCGGTGGGCTTCCAACGCCATCTGTGGCGCTACCCGGTCCGGGGCGACCTCGCCCCCGAGTACCTCGGCATCACACCCGAGGAAGCCACACTGCTCTACCGCGCGGAGATCGGTACGGATCCTCCGGGCGGGGCCCCCGAGCCGTGGGAGCTCTACGGCTTCCCCACGCAGACCACGGGGGAGCGGCACTGGACCGAGACCGCCGTACGCCTCGATGAGTTCCTGGCGCGCACCGGCCTGACGTACTGCGAGTTCCTCGACCTCTGGCGCTCCCGGTTCGTGATCTTCCACAACGATCCGGGAGGTGAACGCGATCGGGAGGGACACGGCTCCCGCTTCCCGGACTGCGAACCGTGTCACCTCGACGACTATCGCCTTCGCTTCACCGACCCCCCGGACACGGCCGCCGGCCTCGCCCGGCTCGCCGTCTTCATCCGGCTCCGGCGCAGCCTGAGCGCGCTGCCGGGCGGCGGCTACGGCTTCGACCGGCTCCGCGACATCTGTGAGGTGCTCGGGCTGTACCGCCCGGACGGCTCGGTCAACCCCGACTTCCTGCGCCAACTCGCCGCCTTCCAGATCCTGCGCGACGACTTTGACCTCGCCCTTTCCGCACCTGGCTGGGACGACGACGAAGACGGCAGTTCCGGCTCGCGGCGTACCCCTCTCCTCGCGCTCTGGGAAGGGCCCGAGGCAACCCACTGGGACTGGGCTGTCGATGAACTCCTCGACCAGATCCAGCAGCACGCCCGTGCCCGGCACGGCTGCGGCCACCGTCCGCCCGAGTTCCGCAAACTCCTCGCCGAGAACCTTGACACCCTCGCCCGACTCGCCGGCTTCGGCCCCACCCCATCGGGCGAGGGGAGTCCCGATGACTCCTGGCGTGCCCGCCCCACGCACACCCTGCGGTTCGCGGAAGTCCTCGGAAAGATCTACGCCTCCGACTTCGGCATCGGCGAGATCCTGTTCCTGTTCACCGCCGATGATCACCTCGGCGGCGATGACCCGTTCCCCCTCCAGCCGCAGAACGAGGCACTCGACTCCCCGCTCGGACTTCCGGACGACGAGACCGGCTTCTCGCTGTGGAGCCTGCGCGACACACTCCTCGCCGTGGAGGTGACGGGCGAAGAATCCTCCGCGTGGACCTGGCCCCGCATCGTCCACTCGCTGCGCGACGACTTCGGGTTCGCGCCCCCGGTCGGCGGGTTGGACCCGTTGCTGGTGCTCGGGCAGCACCTCTTCCCCACCGTGCTGACGGCAGCCGGGTATCAGGTCTCCGACGTGTCCCGCCAGTACCGCACCCCACTGCCGTTGAACGAAACCTCGCCGGCGATGTGGAACACCCCGCTCGACGGCCCCTTCCGCTACGACACCGCCACGGAACAGCTGTGGACACGGATCCCGCTGACCGATCAGGCGGTGATCGCCAAACTCAGCCGCATCCGACAGCTGAAGCCCGGCGAACAGACCGCCGTCCAAGAGCTGTACTTCCGGCCCCGAGCCGACCTCACCCCCTTCGCCCTCGTCTTCGGCAACCCGGCCGAGGCCGAGGAACGACTTCTCCAGGAAGAGGACGAGGAGCGCCGCTGGGCCTGGTTCCAGGCCGAGTTCGCCCGGTTCCACGCTCGCTGTGCGGCCATCGCGGACCATCTGAGCCGCCATGTCCGCGCCCGCACCGGCTCCGGTCACACCGTCGGACGCACCGGGGACGGCAGCGGCGAAGGCGACGGCCTCGCGTGGACCCTGTTGCGCCAACTGTTCGCCGATGAGAACCGGGCCGTGGGCCCCTGGGAGTCGGACTCCGGGGCACCGCCAGCTGTCACCTGGCCCGATCGGCCGTCGGGCGGTGCATTCGCAGCCCTCCTCGGACTCACCGGCACCGGTCTCCTGGGCGAGCTCACCCCGGACTGCGCATCCTTGATCTGGCGCGAGACCAGGGGACCCCTGTCCGCTTTCACCTCGCCCCACGATGCCGCGAACGCCGCCCATGTGCAGATTCCCACCGTGCTCCCCTCCCTCGGGCTCACCCTGACCGAGGGGCAGGAGCGCTTCGTCCGGGTCCGCAACGGCTTCGCCCTCGCCAACCCGGACGGACGGCCGCTCGGTGGCGCTCAGGGCTACACCGCCCGGTGGACCGGACAACTCCTGGTCGACGCGGAGGGCCCGTACGACTTCCTCGCCGGGGCGCCCACCCCGCAGGGGCAGCCACCTGACGCACGGGCCGCACAGGGCAAGCGCTGGCGGGTGACCCTGCGGCGAGGCCAGCGCAGTTGGGTCCTCCTCAGCCATCGCTGGCCAGACGAGACCGCACCCGCCCACTGTTCAGGACCGCTGAACCTGCGCAGAGGCGTCCACCAACTCACCGTGGAACTGATCCAGCCGGCTCCGGAGTTTGACAGCCCCGACGACGTCTGCCCGATCGTCGGCGGCTTCGAAATCAAGTACGCGGGACCCGACAGCGCGGGGCAGCCGGTGACGATCCCGTACGAGCGACTCTTCCGCGACCGCAAGGACCAGCCCCTCAGCGATGGACTGCGGGCCCGGGGAGCGGCGGGCGATCTGCTGCGGCTACGGTTCACCAGCACTCTGCGCGATGTTCGGCGCACCTATCAGCGTGCCTTCAAGGCACTGCTGTTCGCCCAACGCTTCGGGCTCCGTGACGACCCGGTGGCCGACGACGGACAGTCCGAGATCGGCTATCTGCTCGCCCATCCCGTCGAGTTCAGCGGACGGTCCTCCTACCGCCGCGGCGCAGGCTTTGCCATCCACCAAGCACACTTCGACGTCAACCTCCTGCCGGTGAAGGACAACTACCATCCGCCGACGCCGGGCCAGGACCGCAGGGCCAGGCCGACCCCCCGCCGTCAACAGGCGCTGTTCGACTGGTGGGAACGGATCTTCGACTACACCGCCGTACGCCGGGCCACCCGACGGGCGCCCGAAGACCCGCTGTGGCTGCTCTTCCACGAAGCAGCCGAGAACCACCCCGACGACCCCGCCCATCTGCTGCGGCACATGGGCGTCGATCTCCTGCACACCCGGCTCGTCCTGCGCTTCCACGACGGCCATGCGGTCACCGGCCTCGACCTACTGGACGAACGCTGGACGGTACGCGTCTTCCACGCCGATCGATGGGTGCGCGCCGTGCGCCGGAACTTCCTCGTCGACGACATCCGGACGGCCCGCCCTGACCTATGGGCAGCAGTCGATCCAGGAGGGACGGCCGCAGGGGAGAGCGAGAGCGGCAACCGGAATCTCACCCGGTTCGTCCGGGACGGTTGCATTGAGAACGGGGAGCCCCTGCGGCACGCCGATGTCCAACACCTCAACGACGGGCTGCGCGAACGCGCCAGAACCGCACTCGCCTCCCATCTGTGCACGATGGATCGGGTGCGAGCCCCGGACGGCACCACCGTCGCCGAACCCGGCAGGCTCGCCGAGGTACTGCTGATCGACGTCTCCACCGGGTTGTGTCGACGTGCATCCCGTATCGAGGAGGCCATCGGCGCCGTACAACTCTTCGTCCGCCGAGCCCTCCTGGGGCTGGAACCGAGGTTCACGGCGACCCCGGCCTTTCGACGGCTGTGGGAGCGGAGTTTCGCGAACTTCGCACTCTGGGCCGCATACACCGGTCGACAGGTCCACCGGGAGAACTGGATCGACTGGGACGAGTTCGAGCACGCACACCGTAGTGAGGCATTCCGTTTCCTGACGGACGAGCTACGCCGGTCCGCTCTCACCGTCGCCGTCCCCGGTGGCCTGGAGCACTGGCCGGGCCCGCGCCCGCCCGGTCATCCGGGGCTGACCCCGCTCCAAGCCGGTGAACCCGCGGGCATCGCGTCCATCAGCCCCGCCCGCGAGGGATACGACCTCCTCGGCACCCCCGAGCGGCACGCCACACCCTCATGGCTCTCCGCACGGGCGCTGCCTTCCTCACCCCACACCGTCGAGTCCCGTACGGACCAACCCCGCACGGACCAGTCCCGCACCGTCGAGTCCCGCACCGACCAGGACGAAGGGCTTTCCACCGGGACCCTCGCCTTCCCGCTCTGGATCGAGGCCGCGATCCGCCTCGGCACCCGCTTCGTCCGGGTCGCCGCAGCAGCCGAACCCCCCGCTTCCACCCGCTTCACACCCCGTGCGGACGGTGATCCCGACGCCTTCGATGTCATGGACGCCGCCCGCTGCGCCTGCGACTGCGGCAGTCCGCATCCGCCGGTCATCGACGAGTACTACTTCTGGACCGTCGACGCCCGACAGCACGAGGAACAGGACCAGCAGGCCGATTGGGACTGGCACACCGCGTCCGCCGTGCCACGACTGTTGCACTGGGACGCCGAACGCACGGTGTGGCTCGCCTGGTGCCGAGTGCACAACGGGCAGTTCACCCAGCCGCGCCGATCCGCCGAAGCGATTCGGGTCGCGGACGGCGGCGGCGACCTGGAGTTCCTCGGCCGGACCGCGGACTCGCTGCTGTTCCGCATCGTCTCCGGCGTCGCCCCACCGCACCACCCGCTGGCCCAGACCGGCTTCCGCTACGACCTGCCGACCGACGAAGCCTTCGCCCTGCCACTCGTCGTCGACCCGGTCGGACCACCTGACCCGGACGACGGCTACCCGGGAGCCCTTCCCGCGTACCCCTACTTCGGCTACCACCGGCCGGGCGCACCGCCCGTCCCCTCATCCCCGTACGCCATTGCCGTAGCCACTGCGGGCGTGCTGCGCACCCACTGCCGGTACGAGGCCGCGCTCGCCTGGTACGACCTGGCCTTCTCGCCGCTGTCATCCGACGCCCGCTGGTGGGGCGAGCCGGAACCCGAGGGGACCGCCCGGCGCGCCCGACGGCGTTCGATCACCCTTCACTACACGGAGACCCTGCTCCAGTGGGGCGACGCCGAACTCGCCCGCAACACCCCCGAATCCTTCGAGCACGCACGACTGATCTTCGACACCGCCGCCCGGCTGCTCGGCCGTCGGCCACGCACCCTGCCGGCGCGATCACCCGCGCGGACCCCGACCGTCGACAGGTTCATCCCGCTCGCCGCGCCGATCAACCCCCGCCTGCTCGCCCTCTACGATCGGGGCGCCGACCGGCTGGCACTGATCGAGTCCTGTCTGAATGCCGCCCGGCTCCACAATGGCGACCCCGAGCGGGACATGCCGTACTGGGGGACGGGCCATCCGCAGGACGGACGGCCCTGCCCGGACGTCATCGACCGTTGCGCACCCCACAGTCCGTATCGCTTCGTCTTCCTCGTACAGAAGGCCGTCGAACTCGCCGGAGAGGTAAGGGCCCTGGGCGCCGCACTGCTCGCCGCCCATGAGAAGGGCGATGCGGAGTACCTCGTGTCACTGCGCGCCACCCAGGAAACCCAACTGCTGAGCCTGGCGACACAGGTCCGCCAGAACCAGTGGCGCGAAGCCGACTGGCAGGTGCAAGCCCTGCGCAAGACCAAGGAGATCACCCAGACACGACGGAACTACTACGCCTTGCTCATCCAGAACGGGCTGATCAGCAAGGAGATCGAACACGAGAACCTGACCGGTACCGGGATGGCCCTGCGCACGGCGAGCAATGTGACCGAGGGCATCGCCCAGGTCATGAGTCTGATCCCGGACATGTTCGTCGGGTTCCCGTGCAACCAGATCCAACCCCCGGTCGGATCCAAGCTCGGCGGGGTGTTCTCCGCAGCGGCCCGGATCACCAACGGGCTTGCCGACATCGCGAGCACCACGGCAGGACTCCGGCTGACGCAGTCGGGCTGGGAGCGCAGGGAGGAGGAGTGGCGTCACCAGGTCGAGGTCCTCGACATTGAACTCGAACAGGTCGAGCGGCAGATCCTGTCCGGCGAACGTCGCCGGGACATCGCCCTGCATGAACTCAACAGCCATCAAAGGCAGTTGGAACACTCGGCGGAGGTGCGGGACTATCTGAGGTCCAAGTTCACCAGCCATGAGCTCTATCTCCACCTGCAACAGGAGACCGCTGCCCTCCACCACCGGATGTCAGAACTCGCCTTCCAGGTGGCCCAGCAGGCCCAACGAGCCTTCAACGTCGAACATGGCCACACCGCACGCGACTTCCTGCCCAGGGAACGGACCGCTGAGCTGCGGGAGAGCCTGCTCGTGGGGGAGCGGCTGCAACTCGCGCTGCGCCGGATGGAACACGCGTATCTGGACGCGAACCAGCGCGAGTACGAACTCACCAAGCACTTCTCGCTCCGCCGCGACTTTCCGTTGCAGTTCCTGCTGCTCCAGGCAACGGGCAGTTGTGAGATCGAGCTGGACGAGTGGATGTTCGACCAGGACCACGGACACTATCTACGACGCATCAAGAGCGTTGCCCTCACGATCCCCTGTGTCGTCGGACCGTATGCGGGGGTGCACTGCCGTCTGACCCTGCTCAGCAGCCGCACGCGGATCAGTCCTGCACTGACCGCACCCGCGACGGGGTGCTGCCCCGGCGGTGAGCCGAACAACGGGTACCCGGCGTTGCCGGACGATCCGCGCATCGTCAATGAGTACGTGGCCACGGAAGCGATCGCCACCTCGACCGGTCAGAACGACACGGGCATGTTCGAGTTGAACTTCAGGGACGAGCGAAGGCTGCCGTTCGAGTTCCGGGGAGCGTTGAGCCGATGGCGGATCGACATGCGGCCCGAGAACAACCGGTTCGACCTCGACACGGTGTCCGATGTGGTGCTGCATCTGAACTACACGGCGAGGGAGGGTGGGGACGTGCTGCGCAGCGCCGCGGAGGAGAGTTCCCGACGCCGGTTGCCGGGGTCGGGGGTGCGGTACTTCGATGTGCGTTACGACATGACGGCGGCCTGGCAGGACTTCCGGTCCGGTCGCCGTGGTGAGCACCACCAGTGGTCCGGTCCCGCCGGTGCTGACGGCGGCCCGGGTGATCATCAGGGGCCTGACGACCGGCACGGGCCCGGCGATCGGCACGGTCCGGTCGGGCGGGAGTTGGCCCTACGGCTGGGGCGGAGCATGTTTCCGTTCCTGCCAGGCGGTCGCGATGTACGGCTCACCAGCGTGGAGATCTTCTTCGAGACCGTCGGAGCTACCAACCCCGCAGAGCACCATCTCCTGCACTTCAGGGCGGCCTCGGACCACGGGCGTTCGTCCACTGACCGGTGCCCTCCGACGGAGGTGCGTTGTGTGGCGTCCGTCGACCGACCCGGCCTCTTCCACGGTGTGCTTCGGGACCCCGCCCTCGGCCGGCACCTCTCCCGTGCACAAGAGCGCCACTTGGGCTCCTTCACCTTCCCGGACCGGCTGCCGGAGGTGACGCGCATCCTTCTGCTCTGCGGCTACGAGGTCTGCTGA